The window AGAACAACGGACTACGACGTTGCCTGCTTCAGTGTTGCAATGAGGCGCTCCAGCCGGGCCATCGTCTCGGGGAGTTCAACCAGTTTAGCGCGTTGTTGCTCGATCACCGCAGCGGGGGCGTTGCTGACGAATCCAGCATTGCCGAGTTTGGCTTGCACGCCCGCGAGGAAGCCGCGTGTCTTCTGCAATTCTCCCGACAGCCGTTTGATCTCGGCCGGGATATCAACCAGCCCGTCGAGCGGCAGAAAGATCGTGCCGAGCTTGGCCAGCGAGCCGGGCATGGGCAGCGCATCGGTTGCGGACGAAATCTCCACCGTCTCGGCGCGGAGTAGCGCCAACAGAATGTCGCGGTCGCGCGTCAACCGTGCCGCAGTTGTGGCGTCCGCCGCCTGCACGATGAAACGCACCGGTTTGGCGGGTGAGATGCCGTAGTCCGCGCGCAGGGCTCGTCCGGCAGTGATGAGTTCGCGACGAGCCTCGACGTAGGCGGTCACGCCGTCGGACAGGCCGTAGGCGGCCACCGTCGCAGGCGGCAGCGGCCGTGGGAATGCCGCGCGCATGATGAATTCGCCAGCCGTTGCATACCCCATCTGGTGCCACAGCTCCTCGGTGAGGAATGGCATGTACGGGTGGAGCATCCGCAGGGACTTGGAAAACACGTGCGTGAGCACCCGCAGGACGGTCTCGCGACGGGCGGCGTTCTCGCCGTAGAGGTCGTTTTTGACCGACTCCAGATACCAATCGCACAGGCCGGTCCAGAGGAATTCGTAAATCAGACGCGCGCCGTCCTGGAAGCGGAACGCCTCCAGATGGGTCTCGATCAGGGTGAGGGTCGCGTCGCAGACGGCCAGCAGATGGCGGTCGTCGTCGGTGATCCACTCCGGGTCGACGCCGGGATCCTCGGCCTGCGCCAGCGCGCGCCAGTCGAGCGACGCCTTTTCCATGTGCAGCTTCATGAACCGAGCCGCATTCCAGATCTTGGTGCCGAAGTTGCGCCCGATTTCAAACTTCTCCATATTCACGTAGACGTCCTGTCCGGTCGCCGTTATCATCATCAGCGAGAAGCGGAGGGCGTCGGCGCTGGTGGCCCCGATGACCTCCAGGGGATCGAGCGAATTGCCGAGCGATTTGGACATCTTGCGGCCCTGGTCGTCACGCACCGTCCCATGGATGTAGACCTGTCGGAAGGGGACCTCGCCCATAAACTTGAGCCCGGCCATGACCATGCGCGCCACCCAGAAGAAGATGATCTCGCTGGCGGTCGCGAGGTCGTGCGTCGGGTAATAGAACTTCAGATCGGCGCTCGCGTGAGGCCAGCCGAAGGTGCTGAAGGGCCAGAGCCAGGAGGAGAACCACGTGTCGAGCACATCTTCATCCTGTGTGATCGCGCTCTCGGGTGCGTGGCATTTCGGGCATTTCAGCGGCGAGGACTTGGCGGCCCATTCGTGGCCGCACGTGCCGCAGGTGTAGACCGGGATGCGGTGGCCCCACCAGATCTGGCGCGAAATGCACCAGTCGCGGATGTTTTCCATCCACTCACTGTAGGTCTTGTCCCAGCGGTTGGGAATGAAGCGGACGCGACCATCCTGGAGCGCCGCCAGCGCCGGCTCTGCGAGCGGCTTCATCCGCACAAACCACTGTTTGGAGAGGCGCGGCTCGACCACGGTGTCGCAGCGGTAGCAATGGCCGACGGCGTGCGGGTGCGGCTCAGTCTTGACCAGCAGGCCCCGCGCTTCGAGATCGGCCACCACCTGTTTACGGCACACGAAACGGTCAAGCCCCTGATACGGGCCAGCCGCCTCATTCATGGTGGCGTCGCCGTTCATCACGTTGATCGCCGGCAGGGCGTGACGCTGCGCCACGAGAAAATCGTTGGGGTCATGCGCCGGGGTAATTTTCACCACGCCGGTGCCAAAGGCGGCATCGACGTAGTCATCCGCGACGACCGGAATCGGCCGGTTGAGCAGCGGCAGGATCACGGTCTTGCCGATCAGGTGAGCATAACGCGGATCGTTTGGATTCACCGCCAATGCCGTGTCCCCCAAGAGGGTCTCGGGGCGGGTCGTTGCGACGGTAACATGCTCATCCGAGTCGGCCACCGGGTAACGGATGTGCCAGAAACTTCCCTGAGTATCGACATGCTCGCTCTCTTCATCGGCCAAGGCCGTATGGCAGCGGGGGCACCAGTTGACGATATAGTTGCCGCGGTAGATGAGCCCTTCGTCATAGAGGCGGCAGAAGACCTCGAGGACGGCTTCGGAGAGGCCGGCGTCGAGGGTGAAACGCTCGCGCGACCAGTCGCACGAGGCCCCCAGTTTGCGGAGTTGCCGGACAATCGTGCCGCCGTACTCCTCGCGCCACGCCCAGACCCGTTCGATGAAGGGTTCGCGTCCGAGGTCATGCCGCGACGTTCCCTCCTTGCGCAGCGCTTTCTCGACCACGTTCTGGGTGGCAATACCGGCGTGGTCGGTGCCGGGCACCCACACCACGTTCCGTCCCTGCATCCGCCGCCAGCGGACGAGGATGTCTTGGATGGTGCAGTTCAGGGCATGCCCCATGTGGAGAATTCCGGTCACATTGGGCGGCGGTATGACGATCACGTAGGGATCGCCCGGCTGCGAGGCATCGGCGTGGAAACAGCCGCCCGATTCCCACAGAGGATACCACTTGGCTTCCACGGCTTGGGGGTCGTAATGCTTATCCATCTCGTTAGTTTCCGTTTCCGTCTGGCGTCTCGCCGCTGGCCGACTGCCGGGCGGCGTCTTCAAACAATTTGTATTCCACGCTGTCCACGAGCGCCTGCCAGGAGGCTTCAATGATGTTCTCCGATACGCCCACCGTCCCCCATTGCCGCTGGCCGTCGCCCGACTCGATCAAGACCCGCGTTTTGGCCGCAGTCGCCTGATGGGGATCGAGGATTCGCACGCGGTAATCGCTGAGCGTCACGTCAGTGATGCGCGGATAGAATCGGACCAGCGCCTGCGAAAGGGCCCGATTCAAGGCATCGACGGGGCCGTGCCCCTCGCCGGCCATCAGCTCAGTTTCGCCATTGACACGCAACTTGATCGTCGCCTCCGAAACACACGGATCGTCCTTGCCGCGCTTCTCGACGATGACGCGGAAGCCCTCCAACTCGAAAAAGGGCTGGTGGGTCTGCATGACCTTCTGAACCAGGATTTTGAATGAGCCGTCGGCCGACTCGAACGAATAGCCCGCGTTCTCCTTCCGCTTGATCTCGTCCAGAACGCGGCGCACGGCTTCCTTGTCATCGGCCAGCTCGGGAATGCCCACCTCGGCCGCTTTCATCAGCACGTTCGCCCCGCCCGATAACTCCGAGACCAGAATGCGCCGCTCGTTGCCAACCGCCTCGGGCTGGATGTGCTCGAAGGTTTGAGGATTTTTCTGCACGGCGTTGACGTGCGCCCCCCCTTTGTGACTGAACGCATTGCGTCCCACATAGGGCTGCTGGGAGTCACTGCGCCTGTTCACCAGATCGTCGGTCACGGCAGAGAAGGCTCGGAGCTTTCTGAGTTTTTCCAGACCGATGCAGTGATGCCCCATCTTGAGCTCCAGCGCCGGGATGATCGAGATCAGATTGGCGTTCCCCGTGCGCTCGCCATAGCCGTTGATCGTTCCCTGCACCTGGTTGGCGCCCGCGCGCACAGCCTCCAGCGAATTGGCAACCGCCAGCCCCCCGTCGTTGTGCACGTGGATGCCGACCTGGATGTCGGGAAACCGCGCTCGCACCTGCGCGGTGATCGCAAAAATCTCGTGCGGCAGGCATCCGCCGTTGGTGTCGCACAGCACGACGCCTCGCGCACCCTCGCGGACGGCCGCATCGAGACAGCTCAGGGCATAGGCCGGGTTGTCCTTGTAGCCATCAAAGAAATGCTCGCCGTCGAAAAAGACAGCCCGGCCTTGAGTCGTGAGAAAGCCGACGGTGTCGGCAATCATCTGCAGGTTGTTCGCCTCCGTCGTGCGCAGCACGTCGCGAACGTGCAGAATCCACGATTTTCCGAAGACCGTGCAGACTGCGGTTTCGGCCGCAAGCAGTCCCTGAAGCTGCGGGTCGGCCGCCGCGTCGATATCGACCCGGCGCGTGCTGCCAAAGCCGGCCACCACGGCGTGACTCAGGCGCTCCCGGCGGATGTCCTCAAAGAATTTGCGGTCGCGTGGATTGGAGCCGGCATAGCCGCCTTCAATGTAATCGACGCCCAAATCGTCCAGCAGGTGGGCGAACCGGATCTTGCCGCTGTCCGAAAACGAAACGTCCTCTCCTTGCGCGCCATCGCGCAGGGTCGTGTCGTAGAGATGGATTTTTGCCATGATCGCACCGTCTTAAGAGGTTTTGAAATAAGCGTCATAGAGCGCCCGCACCGCGCGGGCGCGGTCGGCCGAACGGACGCCGAACATCATGCTGATCTCAGACGCGCCCTGATTGAGCATCTCGATGTTCACGTGCGCCGCCGCGAGGGCTTGGGTGGCCCGGGCCGCCATGCCGACCGTGTACTGCATCCCTTCGCCCACGACCATGATGATCGCATGCTCCCGCTCGACCAGCACATGATCGGGGGCGAGATCGGCGTGAATCCGCTCCACCACCCGCTGCTCAACCGCCGCCGTGAATTTCGCCTCGCGGATGACGACCGAGATGTTGTCAATGCCGGTGGGCATGTGTTCCCACGACAGCCCCTCATCCTCGAGGATCTGCATCAGTCGGCGCCCAAAGCCGACCTCGCGGTTCATCATGTACTTGTCAATATAGATTTGGACAAATCCGTCGTCGCTGGCGATTCCCACCACGGCGCAGGCGTCGTATTCCCGCTTGGGAACCACCATCGTTCCCGGCAGTCCCGGCCTGTTGGTGTTGCGGATGTTGACGGGGATGCCGGCTCGGATCGCGGGCAAGACCGCCTCGTCGTGAAAGACGCCAAATCCGGCATAGGCCAGCTCGCGCATTTCTCGGAAGGTCATCGCCGTGATGCCATGCTTGACCTCCGGCACGAGGCGTGGATCGACCGGATAGACGGAGTCCACGTCGGTAAAGTTTTCGTACACATCCGCGGGTATCGCGGCGGCCAGAATCGCCCCGGTGATGTCGGAGCCGCCACGCGGGAACGTTGCCACGTCACCGCCGCGGGTGTAGCCAAAAAAGCCAGGGAATATGGCAATGCCACGAATCTGCGTGAGGTGGGCCTGAAGCAGCGGGTAGGATTCGGGCAGCAACTGGGCGTTGCCAAACTCGTCGGTCAGCAGCATCCCCGCCTCCTGGGGGTCGATATACACGGCATTCGCACCGCGCGCGCGGAGAGCGGCGGCGACAAGTCTGGCGCTGTTGTCCTCTCCCGCCGCCTTGAGGCTGTCGGTGAACTTCCCCGCGTGGCGGGTCGGCCCCGCCGCGCGCCGCCGCAGATCGGCGTCAATTTCGGTGATCAGCCCGGGGGGGAGCGCGAGATCACGCTGGATCTCGGCATAACGGGCGACGACCGCCTGAACCTCTGCGGCGCAGGATTGGCCCGCCAGCGTCTGGTTCGCGCACTGGATCAACAGGTCGGTCACCTTGGTGTCGGCCTTGTTCCGCTTGCCCGGCGCCGAGACCACGACCACCGTGCGATCAGGATCGGCCAGCACAATGTCGCACACTTTGCGTACTTGTTCCGCATCTGCCAATGAAGACCCGCCGAATTTGCATACCTTGATCATAACGACTCCAACATCTCCTGTTTTAGTCCAACATCCTGAGCTTGACCGGATCCTCGCCGACGATACCCGTCGCCCGAATCTCAGCCAGCGCCGCATCCACGTCCGCCTCGCGCGCCAGATGGGTCAGCGCGACGACCGGAACAAAGCCGCCTTCCTGATCATCCGCTCCGCCTTTCTGGCTCACGGCATGGATGCTCACCCCGTGCTTGCCGAGGATGGTGGTGAACTGGCCGAGCGTTCCCGCGCGATCCACCACCATCAGCCGCAGGTAATAGCGCGAGTGAATGGCGCTCAGCGCGCGCACCCGCAGCGGCTCGGAGGAGAGCCTGGCGATGCCGCGGCTGTGGCGCGGGCTGCCGGCCAGCAGATTGCGGGCCACGTCGCCGATGTCGCCAATCACCGTGCTGGCGGTGGGCTCACGCCCCGCGCCGCGCCCGTAATACAGGGTGTCGCCCGCAAAATCGCCCCGAACCATGACCGCGTTGAACGCATGACTCACCGAGGCGAGCATGTGGTCACGTGTCACCAGCGTCGGATGAACCCGCACCTCAATCTCGGCACCATCCCGCCGGATCACAGCCAGGAGTTTGATGCGATAGCCCAGTTCGCGGGCAAATTGCACGTCGACGCCCGCCAGACTGCGAATGCCCTCGACGGCGGCCACGCTCATCGGCACCTGGAAGCCGTAGGCCAGAGATGCCAGAATCACCGCCTTGTGCGCCGTATCAAAGCCGTCAATATCCAGACTGGGGTTGGACTCGGCGTACCCTGCTGTCTGGGCGGCCTTGAGCGCCTCGTCGAAGGGGATGCTTTCGTTCTCCATCCGGGTGAGAATATAATTGCAGGTGCCGTTGAGGATGCCAAACAGGCTCTGGATCGAATTGCCGACCAGACCCTCGCGCAACACGCGGACAATCGGGATGCCGCCGCCCACGCTTGCGCCGAAATAGAGATCGACGCCCGCAGTCTCAGCCAGGGAGAAGATCTCCTCGCCATATTCGGCGAGCAGCTTTTTGTTTGCCGTGACGACCGCTTTGCCCGCCTTAAGCGCCTCGATGACCAGCGTCCGGGCAATGCCCGTGCCGCCGATCAGCTCGACGACGATATCCACCGAAGGGTCGTTGATCACTGCCCGCGCGTCGGTTGTCAGAATGGCCGGGTCAACGGCCACGCCGCGATCGCGCGCCAGATCGACATCCGCGATCCGGCGGGCCACGATATCGGCACCGATGCGATGAGCCAGCAGCTCGCGGTTTCGCTGCAACCCGTCTACCACTCCGGCACCGACCGTGCCGAAGCCAACGATGCCCACCCCAATTTGCTTCATATCCCGACTCACTTTCACTGCAACGCATAACCGTGTTATGTCAAAACGAAACATTACAATAAAAAGGACGAAGTATCAATCTTGTTGTGCATGTCGCTCTGGACAGGAATACCCGTTTCTGGCATGCTCTCTGAAATCACAGCCCCAGCTCAGTCCGGGCTTGCGTTCGTCTGATGTCGGTTGGTGGCACCCAACAGAGGAAACACATGCTATGCATATGGCCGATGCGTCTCTTTCACCAGCAGTTGGCGGAGCCCTGTGGGCGGTGAGCGCCGGGTTGCTCGCGCACTGCGCGCGCCGGGTCAGGCAAACCCTTGACGACACGCAGGTTCCGTTGATGGGCGTGATCGGCGCGTTTATCTTCACCGCCCAGATGATCAACTTTTCGATCCCGGCCACTGGATCGAGCGGGCATCTGGGCGGCGGCCTGATTCTGGCGATCCTTCTCGGGCCGCATGCGGCGTTCGTCACCCTGGCGTCGGTGCTGACTGTCCAGGCGCTGTTCTTCGCCGACGGCGGCCTGCTGGCACTCGGTTGTAACATCTTCAACCTGGGATTCTTTCCAGCGTTTGTCGCGTACCCGCTGATCTTCAGACCGATCCTGGGGCAGGCGAGGGGCGGCGTCCGGCTGTGGGCAGGGTCGGTGCTGGCGGCGGTCATTGGCCTGCAACTGGGTGCGTTTGGCGTCGTGCTGGAGACGACCCTGTCGGGACTGTCCGATCTTCCGTTTCGCTCGTTTGTGCTGCTGATGCAGCCGATTCACTTGGCCATTGGGGTTGCTGAGGGAGTGGCTACGGTGGCGGTGGTGTCCGTTGTTCAGCGAACCCGGCCGGCGTCACTGGCGGTCACGAAGGCGAGTCCGCTCGTGGCTCTCAACACAGGTCGCGCTGTGGCCGGCTTTCTCATCGCCGCTGTTGTGATCGGCGGCGGCATGAGTTGGTTCGCGTCGACGCGTCCTGATGGTCTCGAATGGGCGATGGACAAGATCCGGGGGAGCGAGGCGCCCGCACGCCTGAACGAGGGGGTCCATATGCGTCTGGCGAATGTTCAGGAGCGGATCGCGTTTCTGCCCGACTACGATTTTCCGGCGCATCCGACGGCCGCCGCCTCCGAGCCCGCGCGCTGGCCCTTGGTCAGCGCAGGCACGACGGTATCCGGTCTCGTGGGAGGACTGATCGTGCTGGTCTTGGCGGGATTGGCGGGATATGGGCTGCGTAGACGGCAGACGGCGGTTTAAGCGAATCGTGCGTGGAGTGGGGCACACATGGGATTTGGACATGATGCGGATGTCGGACGAATGGACGAACTCGGGCGTCTGGACTCGCCCGTTCACCGGCTTGACGCGCGTGTGAAGGCGTTGAGCACGATCGCTTTTCTGGTGACGGTGATGTCTTTCCCCAAGTATGAGGTGTCGGCGCTGCTGCCATTCGTCCTGTATCCCGTGACGCTCATGGCTGTGGGAGGAATCCCCCCCAGTTGCCTGTTCAGGAAGCTGCTGGTGGCCGCGCCCTTCGCGCTGGCCGTCGGCATCTTCAACCCCCTGCTCGACCGGCAGTCAGTCGCGATTCTTGGCGCACACACCCTTTCCGGCGGCTGGCTGTCTCTGGCTTCCATCGCCGTGCGCTTCATATTGACAGTCAGTACGGCGCTGACCTTAGTCGCCTGCACGGGCATCCACCGGCTCTGCGCCGGGCTGGAACAACTGGGAGCCCCACAGGTCTTCACGATCCAGTTGGAATTGCTGTACCGCTATCTCTTCGTCATCGTCGGGGAGGGCGCGCGCATGAGGCGCGCCGCCGAGCTGCGGTCTGCGGGCCGTGGCGCGCTCCGGTTGCGCACCGTTGGCCCACTCGTTGGCAATCTGCTTCTCAGGGCGATGGACCGCGCGCAGCGGGTCTATCAGGCGATGAACGCACGCGGTTTCGACGGGCGGGTGCGTGTGTTAGGCACCACCGCGTTACGCGCCGGTGATTTGGCCTTCCTGGCCGGGTGGATCGCATTCTTTGCCGTCGCCAGGAGCGTGAACATCGCGCGTGGGCTGGGGGCTTTCGTAACGGGGAATGGTCTGTGAGTCATCCTCCCATCATTGAAGTCCGCGACCTCGGCTTCGCCTATCCCTGCGGTGCAGAGGCGTTGCGCGGCGTGTCATTCCAAATCGCTCCGGGCGAAGCGGTCGGCCTCATCGGCTGCAACGGCGCCGGTAAGTCGACGCTGCTGCTGCATCTGAACGGATGCCTGGCCCCGACGCGGGGCGAGGTGCGGATCGGCGATGAACGGGTGACGCGACAGACCGTGGCGGCAGCTCGGAAAGCGGTGGGACTCGTTTTTCAGGACCCTGACGACCAGCTTTTTATGCCCACGGTTTTCGAGGATGTGGCTTTTGGCCCCCTGAATCAGGGACTTTCGGATGACGCCGCCGGAATGCGCGTCACGGCCGCGCTGGAGCGCGTGGGAATGGCACACCTGCATGCCCGCCCGCCGCACAAACTATCGGCAGGAGAGAAACGGGCCGTGGCCATTGCCACTGTGCTGGCCATGGATCCGGACATTTTGGTGATGGACGAGCCGTCATCCAACCTCGATCCGCGTGCCCGCCGCCGACTGATCCGATGGCTTCAGGGCTTTGCGCATACCCGCATCATCGCCACACACGATCTGGAATTGGTCGTTGAGGTCTGCACCCGCGTGCTCGTGATGGATGCCGGCCGGATCGTGGCAGAAGGGCCGACCGATGATGTGTTAAACGATGAGACGCTCATGCTGGCGCACGGCCTCGAACGCCCGCATAGCCTGCACCATCACCATCCGCATGAAAACGTTTCGCCGACTGGATCACGCCGTTTGTGATTTGACAAGTCAGCAGGCATGGAATATGCTCTTAAGGAAAAGCAGAATCAGCAGGTTCGTGTGTTCGCTGCTGACGCCTCGAAAAGGGGCAAAAGGGATCGGCTTCGCGTCAATTAAGGAGAACCGGACTTATGGCCAACGAGAAACAAAACGCGGATTTGGTGGCAATTGAGCGGTGTAAGGGTGCCTACGAAAGTATACGGCAGGAGGTGGGAAAGGTCATTGTGGGACAGAAAGACGTGGTGGATGATGTCCTGATGGCCCTGTTCTGCAACGCGCATATTCTGCTGGTCGGCGTTCCCGGGTTGGCCAAGACGCTGCTGATTGCGACCCTAGGCAAGGTCTTGCAGTTGGATTTCAAACGGGTCCAGTTCACCCCCGATCTGCTCCCCGGGGACATCACAGGGTCGATCGTGGTGGATGAAATACCGGGAACGGGGCGGCACGAGTTCCGCTTTGTGGAGGGGCCGGTGTTCACGAACCTGCTGCTGGCGGACGAAATCAACCGCACGCCGCCGAAGACCCAGGCGGCGCTGCTCCAGGCCATGCAGGAGCGGGAAGTGACCACGGGGCGCGAGACGCGTCCGTTGCCGCGTCCGTTTCTGGTGATGGCGACGCAGAACCCGCTGGAGCAGGAGGGAACCTACCCGCTGCCCGAGGCGCAGCTTGACCGGTTCATGTTCAACACGTTTGTGGATTACCCCAGCAACGCCGAATTGGTGAAAATCGTCCAGCAGACGACAGGCGAGCAGGCGCCAGTGGCTGGCGGCGTGCTGACAGGCGAAGAGATCATTGGTATCCAGAACATTGTGCGCCGGATACCGGTCGCCCAGCCGGTGGTGGAGTATGCCGTGCGGCTGAGCGCGGCCTCCCGGCCGAAGGATCCCTCGGCGCCCGACTTCGTGAAGAAGTATCTCAACTGGGGCAGTGGGCCGCGCGCCGCGCAGTATCTCGTGCTCGGCGCCAAGGCAAACGCCGTCTTACACGGCAACACGCATGCGTCGATCGAGGATGTGCGGCGTGTGGCCACGAGCGTCTTGCGTCATCGCGTGGCGTTGAACTTCAACGCCATGGCCGACAAGCTGACGGATGTGGAGATCGTGGCCCGGTTGCTCAAGGAAGTGCCGGCCGAAGGATGAAGGCGGTTTCAGGGTTCAGGAGCCTGCATGGGAACCTGAACCTGAACCCCTGAATCCGGATTCCGAACCCTGTCTGAACCCCGAACCCCGAACCCTGAACGATGTCAAACGGGAACAACAGTCTGACGATAGATCCGCGCCTGCTGGAGCAATTGAAAGGGATCGAGCTGAAATCCCGTTTCTTGGTGCGCGGATTCTACGAGAACCGCCACCGCACCCGGGATTTCGGCGCATCCAACGAATTCATCGAGCACAAGGACTACCAGCGGGGCGATGAGATCCGCCGCATCGATTGGCGTGTCTTTGCCCGCACCCGCCGTCTCTACGTCAAGCGCTTCGAGATGGAAGCCAACATGCGCGTCCACTTCATCCTGGACACGTCCGACTCCATGCGCGTGCCGGCTGAAGGGGGGCGCCCCACCAAGCTGGAGCTTGCCGCGACCATCACCGGCGCGCTGGCCATGATGGCGGTGTCGCAGCAGGATTCAGCGGGATTGTTTTGCATTGGCGACATGATCGATGAGGCCATTCCCGCGCGGCAGGGCATGCGGCATCTGGCGTTGCTTTTTCAGCACTTGGGGGTGCCGCGCGGTCAGGGCGGCGGGAAATTTGGAGAGATAGCCTGGACCACCTTGCAGCAAATCGGGCGGCGGGGGGTCACGTTTGTTCTAACCGATGCGCTGGATCCGCTCGATCCGCTTATTGAAACCTTGAAGGGTCTCATGGTGCGTGAACAGGATGTGACCCTGATCCAGGTGCTTGACGAGGCGGAGCTGACGTTCCCGTTCGACAAGATGACCGAGTTCCGTCATCCCGAAACGGGGCGGCGTATCATGGGTGATCCGCAGGCGCTCCGGGATCGGTATCTCGCGCGAATCACGGCACATGTGGAGAAAGTCCGCCTGTTTTGCAT is drawn from Lentisphaerota bacterium and contains these coding sequences:
- a CDS encoding valine--tRNA ligase is translated as MDKHYDPQAVEAKWYPLWESGGCFHADASQPGDPYVIVIPPPNVTGILHMGHALNCTIQDILVRWRRMQGRNVVWVPGTDHAGIATQNVVEKALRKEGTSRHDLGREPFIERVWAWREEYGGTIVRQLRKLGASCDWSRERFTLDAGLSEAVLEVFCRLYDEGLIYRGNYIVNWCPRCHTALADEESEHVDTQGSFWHIRYPVADSDEHVTVATTRPETLLGDTALAVNPNDPRYAHLIGKTVILPLLNRPIPVVADDYVDAAFGTGVVKITPAHDPNDFLVAQRHALPAINVMNGDATMNEAAGPYQGLDRFVCRKQVVADLEARGLLVKTEPHPHAVGHCYRCDTVVEPRLSKQWFVRMKPLAEPALAALQDGRVRFIPNRWDKTYSEWMENIRDWCISRQIWWGHRIPVYTCGTCGHEWAAKSSPLKCPKCHAPESAITQDEDVLDTWFSSWLWPFSTFGWPHASADLKFYYPTHDLATASEIIFFWVARMVMAGLKFMGEVPFRQVYIHGTVRDDQGRKMSKSLGNSLDPLEVIGATSADALRFSLMMITATGQDVYVNMEKFEIGRNFGTKIWNAARFMKLHMEKASLDWRALAQAEDPGVDPEWITDDDRHLLAVCDATLTLIETHLEAFRFQDGARLIYEFLWTGLCDWYLESVKNDLYGENAARRETVLRVLTHVFSKSLRMLHPYMPFLTEELWHQMGYATAGEFIMRAAFPRPLPPATVAAYGLSDGVTAYVEARRELITAGRALRADYGISPAKPVRFIVQAADATTAARLTRDRDILLALLRAETVEISSATDALPMPGSLAKLGTIFLPLDGLVDIPAEIKRLSGELQKTRGFLAGVQAKLGNAGFVSNAPAAVIEQQRAKLVELPETMARLERLIATLKQATS
- a CDS encoding citramalate synthase; amino-acid sequence: MAKIHLYDTTLRDGAQGEDVSFSDSGKIRFAHLLDDLGVDYIEGGYAGSNPRDRKFFEDIRRERLSHAVVAGFGSTRRVDIDAAADPQLQGLLAAETAVCTVFGKSWILHVRDVLRTTEANNLQMIADTVGFLTTQGRAVFFDGEHFFDGYKDNPAYALSCLDAAVREGARGVVLCDTNGGCLPHEIFAITAQVRARFPDIQVGIHVHNDGGLAVANSLEAVRAGANQVQGTINGYGERTGNANLISIIPALELKMGHHCIGLEKLRKLRAFSAVTDDLVNRRSDSQQPYVGRNAFSHKGGAHVNAVQKNPQTFEHIQPEAVGNERRILVSELSGGANVLMKAAEVGIPELADDKEAVRRVLDEIKRKENAGYSFESADGSFKILVQKVMQTHQPFFELEGFRVIVEKRGKDDPCVSEATIKLRVNGETELMAGEGHGPVDALNRALSQALVRFYPRITDVTLSDYRVRILDPHQATAAKTRVLIESGDGQRQWGTVGVSENIIEASWQALVDSVEYKLFEDAARQSASGETPDGNGN
- a CDS encoding aspartate kinase, which codes for MKVCKFGGSSLADAEQVRKVCDIVLADPDRTVVVVSAPGKRNKADTKVTDLLIQCANQTLAGQSCAAEVQAVVARYAEIQRDLALPPGLITEIDADLRRRAAGPTRHAGKFTDSLKAAGEDNSARLVAAALRARGANAVYIDPQEAGMLLTDEFGNAQLLPESYPLLQAHLTQIRGIAIFPGFFGYTRGGDVATFPRGGSDITGAILAAAIPADVYENFTDVDSVYPVDPRLVPEVKHGITAMTFREMRELAYAGFGVFHDEAVLPAIRAGIPVNIRNTNRPGLPGTMVVPKREYDACAVVGIASDDGFVQIYIDKYMMNREVGFGRRLMQILEDEGLSWEHMPTGIDNISVVIREAKFTAAVEQRVVERIHADLAPDHVLVEREHAIIMVVGEGMQYTVGMAARATQALAAAHVNIEMLNQGASEISMMFGVRSADRARAVRALYDAYFKTS
- a CDS encoding homoserine dehydrogenase, yielding MKQIGVGIVGFGTVGAGVVDGLQRNRELLAHRIGADIVARRIADVDLARDRGVAVDPAILTTDARAVINDPSVDIVVELIGGTGIARTLVIEALKAGKAVVTANKKLLAEYGEEIFSLAETAGVDLYFGASVGGGIPIVRVLREGLVGNSIQSLFGILNGTCNYILTRMENESIPFDEALKAAQTAGYAESNPSLDIDGFDTAHKAVILASLAYGFQVPMSVAAVEGIRSLAGVDVQFARELGYRIKLLAVIRRDGAEIEVRVHPTLVTRDHMLASVSHAFNAVMVRGDFAGDTLYYGRGAGREPTASTVIGDIGDVARNLLAGSPRHSRGIARLSSEPLRVRALSAIHSRYYLRLMVVDRAGTLGQFTTILGKHGVSIHAVSQKGGADDQEGGFVPVVALTHLAREADVDAALAEIRATGIVGEDPVKLRMLD
- a CDS encoding cobalamin biosynthesis protein CbiM — protein: MHMADASLSPAVGGALWAVSAGLLAHCARRVRQTLDDTQVPLMGVIGAFIFTAQMINFSIPATGSSGHLGGGLILAILLGPHAAFVTLASVLTVQALFFADGGLLALGCNIFNLGFFPAFVAYPLIFRPILGQARGGVRLWAGSVLAAVIGLQLGAFGVVLETTLSGLSDLPFRSFVLLMQPIHLAIGVAEGVATVAVVSVVQRTRPASLAVTKASPLVALNTGRAVAGFLIAAVVIGGGMSWFASTRPDGLEWAMDKIRGSEAPARLNEGVHMRLANVQERIAFLPDYDFPAHPTAAASEPARWPLVSAGTTVSGLVGGLIVLVLAGLAGYGLRRRQTAV
- the cbiQ gene encoding cobalt ECF transporter T component CbiQ translates to MGFGHDADVGRMDELGRLDSPVHRLDARVKALSTIAFLVTVMSFPKYEVSALLPFVLYPVTLMAVGGIPPSCLFRKLLVAAPFALAVGIFNPLLDRQSVAILGAHTLSGGWLSLASIAVRFILTVSTALTLVACTGIHRLCAGLEQLGAPQVFTIQLELLYRYLFVIVGEGARMRRAAELRSAGRGALRLRTVGPLVGNLLLRAMDRAQRVYQAMNARGFDGRVRVLGTTALRAGDLAFLAGWIAFFAVARSVNIARGLGAFVTGNGL
- a CDS encoding ABC transporter ATP-binding protein, translated to MSHPPIIEVRDLGFAYPCGAEALRGVSFQIAPGEAVGLIGCNGAGKSTLLLHLNGCLAPTRGEVRIGDERVTRQTVAAARKAVGLVFQDPDDQLFMPTVFEDVAFGPLNQGLSDDAAGMRVTAALERVGMAHLHARPPHKLSAGEKRAVAIATVLAMDPDILVMDEPSSNLDPRARRRLIRWLQGFAHTRIIATHDLELVVEVCTRVLVMDAGRIVAEGPTDDVLNDETLMLAHGLERPHSLHHHHPHENVSPTGSRRL
- a CDS encoding MoxR family ATPase gives rise to the protein MANEKQNADLVAIERCKGAYESIRQEVGKVIVGQKDVVDDVLMALFCNAHILLVGVPGLAKTLLIATLGKVLQLDFKRVQFTPDLLPGDITGSIVVDEIPGTGRHEFRFVEGPVFTNLLLADEINRTPPKTQAALLQAMQEREVTTGRETRPLPRPFLVMATQNPLEQEGTYPLPEAQLDRFMFNTFVDYPSNAELVKIVQQTTGEQAPVAGGVLTGEEIIGIQNIVRRIPVAQPVVEYAVRLSAASRPKDPSAPDFVKKYLNWGSGPRAAQYLVLGAKANAVLHGNTHASIEDVRRVATSVLRHRVALNFNAMADKLTDVEIVARLLKEVPAEG